In Candidatus Promineifilum breve, one genomic interval encodes:
- a CDS encoding DUF2442 domain-containing protein: MNPRVLEVQPNQDFTITLTFTNGEVRVFDVKPYLDKGIFQELKAPEYFTSVRPFLGSIQWANGQDFCPDTLYAASSVVENTSRPVDRRPIKQPPD; the protein is encoded by the coding sequence ATGAATCCGAGAGTATTAGAAGTACAGCCGAATCAGGACTTTACGATCACATTGACCTTCACAAATGGTGAGGTTCGCGTGTTTGACGTGAAGCCCTATCTGGATAAAGGCATCTTTCAGGAGCTAAAAGCACCGGAGTATTTCACGTCGGTCAGACCTTTTCTGGGGAGCATCCAGTGGGCCAACGGTCAGGATTTTTGTCCCGATACCCTGTACGCTGCGAGTAGCGTAGTTGAAAATACCAGCCGGCCAGTAGATCGCCGGCCGATTAAACAACCACCTGACTAA
- the tsaB gene encoding tRNA (adenosine(37)-N6)-threonylcarbamoyltransferase complex dimerization subunit type 1 TsaB: MILAIDTATDWVGLALHDGNAILAEFGWRSRRTQTVELAPAVAQLWARTGITAANLDAVAVAVGPGSYTGLRVGLALAKGIALAHKLPLIGVPTLDIVAAGVPRHETDLLVVAQAGRTRLWAGQYSWRDKRGWESVGDPLLTNWDELLGRVQLAVAFAGEIGPAAKLIRRANRSAVIVPPPASVRRAAVLAEIGRQRWKKGQTTDAAALAPLYGREPG, encoded by the coding sequence ATGATCCTCGCGATTGACACGGCAACGGATTGGGTGGGGCTGGCGCTCCACGACGGCAACGCCATTCTGGCCGAGTTCGGCTGGCGCAGCCGGCGCACCCAGACGGTCGAACTGGCCCCGGCGGTGGCCCAGTTGTGGGCGCGCACGGGCATCACGGCCGCCAATCTGGATGCCGTGGCCGTGGCCGTCGGCCCCGGCTCCTACACCGGGCTGCGCGTGGGGCTGGCCCTGGCCAAGGGCATCGCCCTGGCCCACAAGCTGCCGCTCATCGGCGTGCCCACGCTCGACATCGTGGCCGCGGGTGTGCCGCGCCACGAGACCGATCTGCTGGTCGTGGCCCAGGCCGGGCGAACGCGGCTATGGGCCGGGCAATATAGCTGGCGCGACAAGCGCGGCTGGGAGTCGGTGGGCGACCCGCTGCTGACCAACTGGGATGAGTTGCTGGGCCGCGTCCAACTGGCGGTGGCCTTTGCCGGCGAAATTGGCCCGGCGGCCAAGCTCATCCGCCGCGCCAACCGATCGGCGGTCATCGTGCCTCCGCCGGCGTCGGTGCGGCGAGCGGCCGTCCTGGCCGAAATCGGCCGGCAACGCTGGAAGAAGGGGCAAACGACGGACGCCGCCGCCCTGGCCCCGCTCTATGGGCGCGAGCCGGGCTGA
- a CDS encoding BrnT family toxin translates to MEFEWDPAKAVANLRKHGVSFDEAATVLADSLSLTVPDPDHSQDEERYITVGLSISRRLLLVAHTDRDRRIRLISARELTATERIAYEHGNF, encoded by the coding sequence GTGGAGTTTGAATGGGATCCAGCCAAGGCGGTCGCCAATCTGCGTAAACACGGCGTATCCTTTGACGAAGCGGCCACAGTGTTGGCCGACTCGCTATCGCTCACTGTGCCGGACCCTGATCATTCTCAAGATGAAGAACGTTACATTACGGTCGGCCTGTCTATTAGTCGCCGCCTGCTGCTCGTCGCTCACACAGACCGGGACAGGCGTATCCGCCTCATTAGCGCTCGTGAATTGACCGCAACCGAACGGATAGCTTATGAACACGGAAATTTTTGA
- a CDS encoding BrnT family toxin — protein MRKHAIDFTDAIAVFDGNTVTVEDNRFDYDERRFITVGIMKGRTIVVVHTERGESTRIISARKATTYEQTIYLEQFND, from the coding sequence ATTCGCAAGCACGCAATCGACTTCACTGATGCGATTGCCGTCTTTGACGGTAATACAGTAACGGTGGAAGATAATCGATTTGACTATGACGAACGGCGGTTCATTACAGTAGGTATTATGAAAGGCCGGACCATTGTTGTGGTTCATACTGAAAGGGGTGAATCAACACGTATCATTTCAGCGCGAAAGGCAACAACTTATGAACAAACAATCTACCTCGAACAATTCAATGACTGA
- the thiD gene encoding bifunctional hydroxymethylpyrimidine kinase/phosphomethylpyrimidine kinase produces the protein MSHPLPLLTIAGSDSGGAAGLQADLKTWAALGAYGMNVITAVTAQNSERVAAVHYLPPEMVAVQIDAVLSDYGAAAIKTGFLGRVEIIEAVAGRLALLGGLAIRPLDRGGGGGGLPTRPTIIIDPVLVNHRGEAMFGPEVAAAYRKLLFPLADLVTPNRGEAALLGVGVAEQGEGEQGSGGAGEQGGGEETLDNGPRLLVKGWRRDEGQIVDLFWDGDRWHQLPQPLIDTANTHGSGDTLSAAICAYRAQGHDWPEAIRRAQAYTHAAIQRGAAWRLGAGPLGH, from the coding sequence TTGTCTCATCCCCTCCCCCTCCTCACCATCGCCGGCTCCGACTCCGGCGGCGCGGCTGGTTTGCAGGCCGACCTCAAGACGTGGGCCGCCCTCGGCGCTTATGGCATGAACGTCATCACCGCCGTCACCGCGCAGAACTCGGAGCGCGTGGCCGCCGTCCATTACCTGCCGCCGGAGATGGTCGCGGTGCAGATCGATGCTGTGCTGAGTGACTACGGCGCGGCGGCGATTAAGACCGGGTTCCTGGGGCGGGTGGAGATTATCGAGGCTGTGGCCGGGCGGCTGGCCTTGTTGGGCGGGTTGGCAATCCGCCCTCTGGATCGTGGTGGCGGCGGGGGCGGGTTGCCAACCCGCCCTACAATCATCATCGATCCGGTGCTGGTGAATCATCGCGGCGAGGCGATGTTTGGGCCGGAGGTGGCCGCGGCCTACCGGAAGCTATTGTTTCCGCTGGCCGATCTGGTGACGCCGAATCGGGGGGAGGCGGCGTTGTTGGGGGTTGGCGTTGCAGAGCAGGGGGAAGGGGAGCAGGGGAGCGGGGGAGCAGGGGAGCAGGGGGGAGGAGAAGAGACGTTAGACAATGGCCCGCGGTTGCTGGTTAAGGGGTGGCGGCGGGATGAGGGGCAGATCGTTGACCTCTTTTGGGATGGCGACCGCTGGCATCAGTTGCCGCAGCCGCTCATCGACACGGCCAACACCCACGGCAGCGGCGATACCCTTTCGGCGGCCATCTGCGCCTACCGGGCGCAGGGCCACGACTGGCCGGAAGCCATCCGCCGGGCGCAAGCCTACACCCACGCCGCCATCCAGCGCGGCGCGGCCTGGCGGCTGGGGGCGGGGCCGCTGGGCCATTGA
- a CDS encoding metallophosphoesterase family protein, giving the protein MRTLVISDIHANLVALEAVLAAAAGQYDRLWFLGDLVGYGPNPNECVARLRDLAPDVALSGNHDWAVLRKLDADEFNDDARKMVHWTRRELTDENMAYLDSLPPRHTTPPFTLAHASPRHPVWEYILDLQTAEENFDYFDTPYCLVGHSHIPALFVLDEVAGMLNFYLVGDGETIDLSRGRLILNPGGVGQPRDGDPRAAYALLDDEARTWTIHRLAYDVAETQRLMRDLKLPPRLIERLEYGM; this is encoded by the coding sequence ATGCGCACTCTCGTCATCTCCGACATCCATGCCAACCTTGTTGCCCTGGAAGCCGTGCTGGCCGCCGCCGCCGGACAATATGATCGCCTGTGGTTCCTGGGCGATCTGGTGGGCTATGGCCCCAATCCCAACGAATGCGTCGCGCGACTGCGCGATCTGGCCCCGGACGTGGCCCTGTCGGGCAACCACGACTGGGCCGTGCTGCGCAAGCTGGACGCCGACGAATTCAACGACGACGCGCGCAAGATGGTGCATTGGACGCGGCGCGAGTTGACCGATGAAAATATGGCCTATCTGGACAGCCTGCCGCCGCGCCACACCACCCCGCCCTTCACGCTGGCCCACGCCAGCCCGCGCCATCCGGTGTGGGAGTACATCCTCGATTTGCAGACGGCCGAGGAAAATTTCGACTACTTCGATACGCCCTACTGCCTGGTGGGCCACTCCCACATCCCGGCCCTGTTCGTGCTGGATGAGGTCGCGGGCATGTTGAATTTCTATCTCGTCGGCGACGGCGAGACGATTGACCTGAGCAGGGGGCGGCTGATCCTGAACCCCGGCGGCGTGGGCCAGCCGCGCGACGGCGACCCGCGCGCCGCCTATGCCCTGCTCGACGACGAGGCCCGGACGTGGACGATCCACCGCCTGGCCTACGACGTGGCCGAGACGCAACGCCTCATGCGCGACCTCAAACTGCCGCCGCGCCTCATCGAACGGCTGGAGTACGGGATGTAA
- the tsaE gene encoding tRNA (adenosine(37)-N6)-threonylcarbamoyltransferase complex ATPase subunit type 1 TsaE, which translates to MAILDDRTLDFVSTSVAQTERLGIRLGELLEPRDVVCLSGELGAGKTTLARGIGRGWGTPLRVTSPTFVLVNEYPRSSDGAILYHVDCYRLERAADIATTGLEDILDAEAAAIIEWPEHIVDLLPADRLWITLTYDSPTRRRLRLSAIGPRAANLLVDFRKNAFGV; encoded by the coding sequence ATGGCAATTCTCGACGACCGGACGCTGGACTTTGTCAGCACGAGCGTGGCCCAGACCGAGCGGCTGGGCATCCGTCTGGGCGAGCTGCTGGAGCCGCGCGACGTGGTCTGCCTGTCGGGCGAATTGGGCGCGGGCAAGACGACGCTGGCGCGGGGCATCGGCCGCGGCTGGGGCACGCCGTTGCGCGTCACCAGCCCGACCTTTGTCCTGGTCAACGAATATCCGCGCTCCAGCGATGGCGCGATTCTCTACCACGTCGATTGCTACCGGCTGGAGCGTGCCGCCGACATCGCCACCACCGGCCTGGAGGACATCCTCGACGCCGAGGCCGCGGCCATCATCGAGTGGCCGGAACACATCGTCGATCTGCTGCCGGCCGACCGGCTGTGGATCACCCTGACCTATGACAGCCCGACCCGCCGCCGCCTGCGCCTCAGCGCCATCGGCCCGCGCGCGGCCAATCTGTTGGTCGATTTTCGCAAGAATGCCTTTGGCGTCTAG
- a CDS encoding DUF4349 domain-containing protein yields the protein MKRRIATVLIMLVLALVVVACGGRAAQVEVTRLASETIVEESSGSFAGGEAAPMDEAAAMPEMEAMEADFDTATANQQPLPAGQERLIIRTADMAIIATDTEATLAQIAALADSSGGWVVSSNVYQSTDTAKTGYVQIRVPAEGFQSIIDAIRGMAVEVTSLSTSGQDVTEEFVDLNARLGNLEATAARLRTFLEEARNTEEALAVNVELSRIEGEIESISGRMQFLEQSAAYSSITVNVTPDELAQPITVAGWQPGGVAKEAIEALINMLQLIANAVIWFVVFALPVLLIILIPFVLIIWLIRRLRGRERAAVVPTDSTRTPPTD from the coding sequence ATGAAACGCCGAATTGCAACCGTACTGATTATGCTGGTGCTGGCCCTGGTGGTTGTCGCTTGCGGCGGAAGGGCCGCCCAGGTGGAAGTCACGCGCTTGGCCTCCGAAACAATTGTCGAGGAATCGTCCGGTTCCTTTGCCGGCGGCGAGGCCGCGCCTATGGATGAGGCCGCGGCGATGCCCGAGATGGAGGCCATGGAAGCCGACTTCGACACCGCCACGGCCAACCAACAGCCGCTGCCCGCCGGGCAAGAGCGGCTCATCATCCGCACTGCTGACATGGCGATTATCGCCACCGATACCGAGGCCACGCTGGCCCAGATCGCCGCCCTGGCCGATAGCAGCGGCGGCTGGGTCGTCAGCAGCAACGTCTACCAATCGACCGACACGGCCAAGACGGGCTACGTGCAGATTCGCGTCCCGGCCGAGGGCTTCCAGAGCATCATCGACGCTATTCGCGGGATGGCTGTGGAAGTGACGAGCCTGAGCACGTCCGGCCAGGACGTGACCGAGGAGTTCGTGGACCTGAACGCCCGGCTGGGCAATCTGGAGGCCACGGCCGCCCGGCTGCGCACCTTCCTGGAGGAAGCCCGCAACACCGAGGAAGCCTTGGCGGTCAACGTCGAGTTGAGCCGCATCGAGGGCGAAATCGAATCGATTAGCGGCCGGATGCAATTTCTGGAGCAGTCGGCGGCCTACTCGTCCATCACGGTCAACGTGACGCCCGACGAACTGGCCCAGCCGATTACCGTGGCCGGCTGGCAGCCCGGCGGCGTAGCGAAGGAAGCCATCGAGGCGCTGATCAACATGCTCCAGTTGATCGCCAATGCCGTCATCTGGTTTGTCGTCTTCGCCCTGCCGGTGCTGTTGATTATCCTCATCCCGTTCGTGCTGATTATCTGGCTCATCCGGCGGCTGCGCGGGCGGGAGCGGGCGGCCGTTGTCCCCACCGATTCGACCAGGACGCCCCCGACCGATTAA
- the rimI gene encoding ribosomal protein S18-alanine N-acetyltransferase, with translation MLTLPHPYTLRPMVVADIPGVLAVDSLSFPTPANEQLFRHELTDNQLAHYQVLLRADATGETLVGFAGFWLIAGEIHISTIAVHPDERGRGRGEWLLLNLLLLACALNPLLVTLEVRRSNTTAQALYHKYRFEEVGVRRRYYRDTGEDALLMTVDFAAQPDYCAWLADRATALVAA, from the coding sequence ATGCTGACCCTGCCCCACCCCTACACGCTGCGGCCGATGGTCGTGGCCGATATTCCCGGCGTGCTGGCCGTCGATAGCCTCTCTTTCCCCACCCCGGCCAACGAACAGCTTTTTCGCCACGAACTGACCGACAATCAGTTGGCCCATTACCAGGTGCTCCTGCGCGCCGATGCGACCGGCGAGACGTTGGTCGGCTTTGCCGGCTTCTGGCTCATCGCCGGAGAAATCCACATCAGCACCATCGCCGTCCATCCCGACGAGCGCGGGCGCGGCCGGGGGGAATGGTTGTTGCTCAACCTGCTGCTGCTGGCCTGCGCGCTAAACCCGCTGCTGGTGACACTGGAAGTGCGGCGGAGCAACACCACGGCCCAGGCGCTCTATCACAAGTACCGTTTCGAGGAAGTGGGCGTGCGGCGGCGCTACTACCGCGACACGGGCGAGGACGCGCTGCTGATGACCGTCGATTTCGCCGCCCAGCCGGATTACTGCGCCTGGCTGGCCGATCGGGCAACCGCGCTTGTGGCCGCCTAA
- a CDS encoding FitA-like ribbon-helix-helix domain-containing protein, translating to MTDLLIRQVPDDLHTKLKKRARANRRSMNQEILILLEQFMDQERPVVPVLPSPLRGAFPIDDDWLWHAREEGRVSEFLEPPDQPSAAE from the coding sequence ATGACTGACCTACTCATCCGGCAAGTGCCGGACGATTTGCACACCAAACTGAAAAAGCGGGCGCGGGCCAACCGGCGCAGCATGAATCAGGAGATCCTGATTTTGCTGGAACAATTTATGGACCAAGAAAGACCGGTCGTGCCTGTGTTACCCAGCCCCTTGCGTGGAGCTTTCCCTATTGATGACGATTGGTTGTGGCATGCCCGCGAGGAAGGACGGGTAAGCGAATTCCTGGAGCCACCCGATCAACCCTCAGCCGCCGAATAA
- a CDS encoding BrnA antitoxin family protein, translated as MNKQSTSNNSMTDWEKLDAMKDEDIDLSDAPEITPEMFAKAVVAHGLKPEIRKEQVTLRIDSDVLTWFREQGPGYQTKINRLLRAYVEAHQV; from the coding sequence ATGAACAAACAATCTACCTCGAACAATTCAATGACTGATTGGGAAAAACTCGATGCAATGAAAGACGAGGACATCGACTTGTCCGACGCACCCGAGATCACGCCGGAGATGTTCGCCAAGGCTGTTGTCGCCCATGGCTTGAAACCGGAAATCCGAAAAGAACAGGTCACCTTACGGATTGACAGTGATGTACTAACCTGGTTCCGGGAACAGGGGCCGGGTTATCAGACAAAAATAAACAGGCTGTTACGTGCTTACGTGGAGGCCCATCAAGTTTAG
- a CDS encoding GDP-mannose 4,6-dehydratase, translating into MNNQHVFITGGAGFIGCNSADHFLRRGQPVTIYDNLTRRGGRSNLAWLHEQHGGDHLRVIEADIRDYDQLAGAVAAADPAVVIHLAGQVAVTQSVIDPREDFEINALGTFNVLEAVRAHAPGAAVLYASTNKVYGGMEEVGIVQDGRRYAYADFAHGIPESYPLDFHSPYGCSKGAGDQYTRDYARIYGLRTLALRQSCIYGPRQFGVEDQGWVAHFVIATVMGRPIAIYGDGMQVRDVLHIDDLVAAYQAGIDRIDELRGEVLNLGGGPDNTLAIWSEFGPLLEELAGRPIAVNYGPWRPGDQRVFVSDVRRAAERLGWRPTVSPRDGIRRLYDWVAGNPELFGG; encoded by the coding sequence ATGAACAACCAACACGTATTCATCACCGGCGGGGCCGGGTTCATAGGCTGCAACAGCGCCGACCACTTTCTGCGGCGCGGGCAGCCTGTCACCATCTACGACAACCTGACCCGGCGCGGCGGCCGATCCAATCTGGCCTGGCTGCACGAGCAGCACGGCGGTGACCATCTGCGCGTCATCGAGGCCGACATTCGCGACTACGACCAACTGGCCGGAGCCGTGGCCGCCGCCGATCCGGCCGTCGTCATTCATCTGGCCGGGCAGGTAGCCGTCACCCAATCGGTCATCGACCCGCGCGAGGATTTCGAGATCAACGCCCTGGGCACGTTCAATGTGCTGGAGGCCGTGCGCGCCCATGCGCCGGGCGCGGCCGTACTCTATGCCTCCACCAACAAGGTCTACGGCGGCATGGAGGAAGTCGGCATCGTCCAGGACGGGCGGCGCTACGCCTACGCCGATTTCGCCCACGGCATCCCGGAGAGCTACCCGCTCGATTTCCACTCGCCCTATGGCTGCTCGAAAGGCGCGGGCGACCAGTATACCCGCGACTACGCCCGCATCTACGGCCTGCGCACCTTGGCCCTGCGCCAGTCGTGCATCTATGGGCCGCGGCAGTTCGGCGTGGAGGATCAGGGCTGGGTGGCCCATTTCGTCATCGCCACCGTCATGGGGAGGCCGATCGCGATCTACGGCGACGGGATGCAGGTGCGCGACGTGCTCCACATCGACGATCTGGTGGCCGCCTATCAGGCGGGCATCGACCGCATCGATGAGCTGCGCGGCGAGGTGTTGAATCTGGGCGGCGGGCCGGACAACACGCTGGCGATCTGGAGCGAGTTCGGGCCGCTGCTGGAGGAGCTGGCCGGGCGGCCGATCGCCGTCAACTACGGCCCGTGGCGGCCGGGCGACCAGCGCGTGTTTGTGTCCGACGTGCGCCGGGCGGCCGAGCGGTTGGGCTGGCGGCCGACCGTGTCGCCGCGCGACGGCATCCGGCGACTCTACGATTGGGTGGCAGGCAACCCGGAGTTATTCGGCGGCTGA
- a CDS encoding GbsR/MarR family transcriptional regulator codes for MHETLTAVNDSTVSGLGRLARFFGFSEVMGHLYGTLLLSPQPLSLDDLGDTLEISKGSVSMNMRDLERWGMAKEVWVRGERRKFYKAESDMWEVIRSVLGRREQREVQLALQVLGESVQKLQAAEYDLSPEEQQLARFYLDRIDDLQAFFQFAQLALHALLGGEKTLDFDAITKIKIE; via the coding sequence ATGCACGAGACATTAACCGCTGTCAACGACAGCACCGTGTCCGGCCTGGGGCGGCTGGCGCGCTTCTTCGGCTTCAGCGAAGTCATGGGCCATCTCTACGGCACGTTGCTGCTCAGCCCGCAACCGCTTTCGCTCGACGATCTGGGGGACACGCTGGAGATCAGCAAAGGCTCGGTCAGTATGAACATGCGCGATCTGGAGCGCTGGGGCATGGCCAAGGAAGTCTGGGTGCGCGGCGAGCGGCGCAAGTTCTACAAGGCCGAGTCGGACATGTGGGAGGTAATTCGCAGCGTGCTGGGACGGCGCGAGCAACGCGAGGTGCAGTTGGCCTTGCAAGTGCTGGGGGAGAGTGTGCAGAAGCTTCAGGCGGCCGAGTATGACCTGTCGCCCGAGGAGCAACAACTGGCCCGCTTCTACCTCGACCGCATCGACGACCTGCAGGCGTTTTTCCAGTTCGCCCAATTGGCGCTCCACGCGCTGTTGGGTGGCGAGAAGACGCTCGATTTTGATGCCATTACGAAGATAAAGATCGAGTGA
- a CDS encoding LVIVD repeat-containing protein — MKSRWGIALLIIVMLAITAAATSPDTKVTAQTNLDESYAVNPATPAAEAENLEFVSSLGGGSRGVAVQGNYAYVGEGRRLIIFDISNPDAPVVVGKTPRMPRRVSDVAVAGDYAYVTNGDGILRIVNVANRSAPTEISSYDTPGGAGDVAIDGGLAYVAGGDHGLRIINVANPTAPTETGFYDTQGNANSVAVAGSFAYVADGDQGLRIINVANPTAPTEVGFLVTLTAALGVAVDSGYAYVTTAYDFNVPYGLRVIDVSDVTDPIEVGFNAMSVQAGSPIVSGGYLYINTHESIHIIDIDNPANPTEIGAFNRWSSAIAVAGNIVYSADFDGGLAIIDVISPTSPKEVGFYDVPGRGDDISAAGHYIYIEDYEGELNIVNGVNPYAPIQVSRSSGDHTDLVVVNNNIYTLDGELLRIIDVSNPAAPVEIGSTDSFYGESLDVSGNYAYATEDDEGIHIIDIADPTDPTEVSFYATPGEAYDVAVSGHYAYVADGPEGLRIIDVTDPTTPVEVGVFDSVGSAAQVAVAGDYAYLSKCYRGVIILDVSDPTNPVEAGWFPTPGYCYPETVVVGNYAYILANDGLYIVDITEPTHPVEVDFYEAPEANSVAVVLNHIFLADANDGLVILRFAGIAVKNNYLSLVVADR; from the coding sequence ATGAAAAGTCGTTGGGGGATCGCGCTTCTAATCATTGTGATGCTGGCTATCACTGCCGCGGCGACTTCGCCGGATACGAAGGTCACGGCGCAGACAAATCTGGACGAGTCCTACGCCGTGAATCCGGCCACGCCCGCGGCCGAGGCTGAAAACCTTGAGTTTGTGAGTAGTCTAGGCGGCGGCTCACGTGGCGTTGCCGTGCAAGGCAACTATGCTTACGTAGGTGAGGGGAGGCGACTGATTATTTTCGATATTTCTAATCCTGATGCACCGGTCGTCGTAGGAAAAACGCCACGCATGCCGAGACGCGTATCTGACGTCGCCGTAGCTGGCGACTATGCTTACGTGACCAATGGAGATGGTATCTTACGGATCGTCAATGTCGCTAACCGGTCTGCGCCGACCGAGATCAGCTCCTATGACACGCCGGGGGGTGCGGGTGATGTAGCCATAGACGGTGGTTTAGCTTACGTAGCCGGTGGCGACCATGGCTTGCGGATCATCAATGTCGCTAATCCGACCGCGCCAACCGAAACCGGCTTCTATGATACGCAGGGGAATGCGAACAGTGTAGCCGTGGCGGGCAGCTTCGCTTACGTTGCCGATGGAGACCAGGGCTTGCGGATTATCAACGTCGCTAACCCAACCGCGCCGACCGAGGTAGGGTTCTTAGTCACTCTTACCGCGGCATTGGGTGTTGCTGTTGACAGCGGTTATGCCTACGTCACAACCGCATATGACTTCAACGTCCCCTATGGCCTGCGTGTCATCGATGTTTCAGATGTAACCGACCCGATCGAAGTCGGCTTCAATGCCATGTCGGTTCAAGCCGGAAGCCCCATTGTGAGTGGAGGTTATCTTTACATTAACACTCACGAATCTATCCATATCATTGACATCGACAACCCGGCTAATCCGACTGAAATTGGAGCTTTCAATCGTTGGAGCTCAGCCATCGCCGTGGCCGGGAACATCGTTTACAGCGCGGATTTCGACGGCGGCCTTGCTATCATCGACGTCATTTCTCCCACCTCTCCTAAAGAGGTTGGCTTCTACGACGTTCCGGGGCGCGGTGACGACATATCGGCCGCCGGACACTATATTTACATTGAGGATTACGAAGGTGAGCTGAACATCGTAAATGGTGTCAATCCATACGCGCCGATCCAGGTCAGTCGAAGTAGTGGCGACCATACGGACCTGGTCGTCGTTAATAATAATATTTATACTCTCGATGGTGAACTTTTACGGATCATCGATGTTTCCAACCCAGCGGCGCCTGTTGAAATTGGCTCTACCGATTCTTTTTATGGCGAATCTTTAGATGTATCCGGCAACTATGCCTATGCCACTGAAGATGACGAAGGGATTCACATCATCGACATCGCCGATCCGACGGATCCCACCGAGGTTAGTTTCTATGCTACGCCGGGAGAAGCCTATGACGTAGCCGTTTCCGGGCATTATGCTTACGTCGCCGATGGGCCGGAGGGGTTGAGGATCATCGACGTTACTGACCCTACAACGCCGGTCGAGGTCGGCGTCTTCGACTCAGTGGGGAGTGCCGCTCAGGTGGCAGTAGCCGGCGATTATGCTTACCTCAGCAAATGCTACCGCGGCGTTATCATCCTTGATGTCTCCGACCCCACCAATCCCGTAGAGGCAGGTTGGTTTCCCACACCTGGTTATTGTTACCCTGAGACCGTAGTGGTCGGAAATTATGCCTACATTCTTGCCAATGACGGCCTATATATTGTCGATATCACTGAACCGACACACCCGGTAGAAGTCGACTTCTACGAAGCGCCAGAGGCAAATTCCGTTGCTGTTGTCTTAAATCATATTTTTCTGGCCGACGCAAATGATGGTCTGGTAATTCTGCGGTTCGCCGGCATAGCGGTGAAGAATAACTATCTTTCACTGGTAGTTGCTGATCGGTGA